The following proteins are co-located in the Theropithecus gelada isolate Dixy chromosome 19, Tgel_1.0, whole genome shotgun sequence genome:
- the CLPP gene encoding ATP-dependent Clp protease proteolytic subunit, mitochondrial has protein sequence MWPAILVGGARVAACRYPALGPRLAAHFPAQRPPQRTPQNGLALQRSLHATAARALPLIPIVVEQTGRGERAYDIYSRLLRERIVCVMGPIDDSVASLVIAQLLFLQSESNKKPIHMYINSPGGVVTAGLAIYDTMQYILNPICTWCVGQAASMGSLLLAAGSPGMRHSLPNSRIMIHQPSGGARGQATDIAIQAEEIMKLKKQLYNIYAKHTKQSLQVIESAMERDRYMSPMEAQEFGILDKVLVHPPQDGEDEPTLVQKEPVEAAPAAEPVPAST, from the exons ATGTGGCCCGCAATATTAGTGGGGGGGGCCCGGGTGGCGGCATGCAGGTACCCCGCGCTGGGGCCTCGCCTCGCCGCTCACTTTCCAGCGCAGCGGCCGCCGCAGCGGACACCCCAAAACGGCCTGGCCCTGCAGCGGAGCCTGCACGCGACGGCGGCCCGGGCTCTCCCGCTCATTCCCATCGTGGTGGAGCAGACG GGTCGCGGCGAGCGCGCCTATGACATCTACTCGCGGCTGCTGCGGGAGCGCATCGTGTGCGTCATGGGCCCG ATCGATGACAGCGTTGCCAGCCTTGTTATCGCACAGCTCCTCTTCCTGCAGTCCGAGAGCAACAAGAAGCCCATCCACATGTACATCAACAGCCCTG GTGGTGTGGTGACCGCGGGCTTGGCCATCTACGACACGATGCAGTACATCCTCAACCCTATCTGCACCTGGTGCGTGGGCCAGGCCGCCAGCATGGGCTCCCTGCTTCTCGCCGCCGGCAGCCCGGGCATGCGCCACTCGCTCCCCAACTCCCGTATCATGATCCACCAGCCCTCAGGAGGGGCCCGG GGCCAAGCCACAGACATTGCCATCCAGGCAGAGGAGATCATGAAGCTGAAGAAGCAGCTCTATAACATCTATGCCAAGCACACCAAACAGAGCCTGCAGGTGATCG AGTCTGCCATGGAGAGGGACCGCTACATGAGCCCCATGGAGGCCCAGGAGTTCGGCATCTTAGACAAGGTTCTGGTCCACCCTCCCCAGGATGGTGAGGATGAGCCCACGCTGGTGCAGAAGGAGCCTGTAGAAGCAGCGCCAGCAGCAGAACCTGTTCCAGCTAGCACCTGA